Part of the Oikeobacillus pervagus genome is shown below.
CCGATGAACAGGCGCTTCCGCTTTTGTCCTCATGATGTAAAAAACCTCCATAAACCTACCGAAGAAACGGTTTAATTTTGGAGCGCTCCCCTGCTCATTAATGATTTTTATTAAGGTATCTATGACTCCTAATTCGTCTATATTATATGGTATACTGAAAATGGCGTGAATGAATGTATACAACAAAAGGATGGTGTCTAATCATGGTTACAGAACAACAAGTTGAAAGCTTGTTAAAGGGGTTAAAAGATCCATTTTTACATAAAACATTTGAAGAAACCAATGGAATACTCGAAATCAAGGTGAAAGAAGAAAAAAATCATGTAAGTGTGAAGGTAGCCTTAGCAAAGACGGGTACTGCTGAACAATTGCAACTGCAAACAGAAATAGTGAATTTATTAAAAGGTGCAGGAGCGGCTACTGTGGGGATTCGCTTTGCTGACCTGCCGGAAGAGGAATTGAAAAAGCATGGCGATGTTCTTAATGCTTCCAACTCTTCTGAAGGGATATTAGGACCAAACAGTAAGACAACCTTTATTGCTATTGCTAGTGGAAAAGGGGGCGTAGGGAAATCTACTGTTTCTGTGAATTTAGCTGTTGCACTAGCAAGATTAGGGAAGAAAGTGGGACTGATTGATGCCGATATCTATGGATTTAGTGTTCCTGATATGATGGGGATTACGAAAAGACCTGTTGTTCGTGGGGAAAAGATTTTTCCGGTTGATCGCTTCGGTGTGAAAGTCATTTCTATGGGATTTTTTGTAGAAGATAATGCCCCTGTTATTTGGCGTGGCCCGATGCTTGGAAAAATGTTGAATAATTTCTTTTCTGAAGTGGAGTGGGGAGATTTAGATTACTTACTTCTTGATTTACCTCCAGGAACAGGAGATGTCGCTTTAGATGTACATTCGATGCTTCCACATTGTAAGGAAATTATCGTGACAACACCTCATCCGACAGCAGCGTTTGTTGCAGCGCGTGCAGGTGCGATGGCCTTACAAACGAGTCATGAAATCATGGGTGTCATCGAAAATATGTCGTATTTCGAAAGTCGCTTAACAGGAGAGAAAGAATTTGTCTTTGGACAAGGTGGGGGAGAAAAGTTAGCTGAAGAACTAAGAACGGAACTACTTGGGAAACTGCCACTTCAACAACCGGATTGGAATGATGAGGATTTTGCTCCATCCATTTATGCAGAAGATCACCCAACAGGGAAAATATATGGAGAAATGGCGAAGAAAGTTGTAGACATTCTTTCAAAATAAATAAAAAGGGGAGGCAGATGCCTTCCCTTTTTGTGCTTGTTTAGGATTGCGGACGGGAATCCTCTACCTCTTTAGAGTAGAGATGAGAGTACGCTTTTGTCGAAATCCCCTTGTGGGATGGCAAGACAAAACATGATATACTACTTACAAGAACGAGTGTTCTTTGAAAACTGCATTATATGGGGTTGTGGTGAAGAAAGAACAGTCACCACGTAAAATAATGCCTGTCATGTGGGAAAGACCCACTCATTTGAAACCATTGCAAGGTTCGGAATGAACCTTCGTGGAGGGCAGGTCGATAGACCGCCCGATGAAGCGAGAAGCTCAGTCAATTCATTGACGGGTAGTTCACGAAACAAAAGTTTTAACCTCCCCCGCCACCTTGTTGATCTTGACCACCTTGTTGATCGGATTGGCCCCCTTGTTCTTCGCCACCCTGTTCTTTTTTATCTTTATCGACTTGCTCAGTAGCGGCCTTTAACAAAATATCTTGAATTTTCGCTTTATATAAAGGACTTTCAAAGGTTTCGGTTATGACTTTTTGGAGATGTTCACGATATTCTTTACTTTTAACTAATTTAGATAATTCCTTTTTAAATTCTGGATCATTCATAATGCTAAGCATCATTTCTTGATATTCAGGATCTTTCATTAAGTCTTTAAGAAGCTGTTCATTTTCTTTCTTCATGCTTTTAGCGATTGCTTCAGAAAATTTAGGGTCACTGAAAGATTTCTTCCAAAATTCTTCTCCTTTTTCATTTGTCATGGAATTCTTGATCGCTTCCGTGACAACGCCACTGTCCATCACCAATTCTTGTTTGACTTTTTCATCTTTTAGGATTTCTTGGATGGCTTGCTTTCCTTGGTCAGATTTTAATATATCAACAATCATTTTTTTAGTTTGATCGTAATCCATTTGTCCCCCGCCTGTTTCTCCCCCTTCCGCACAAGCAGAAAGGAAAAAAACGACTAATAGAAGCGGCACAAAGATCATCCTCATATTAAAGCCCCTCTTTCATCAATTTCCTTAATTTTAATATGAGCTTGGAATGAAAAAATATTCGCCAGTTATAAGCCTAGATTTTTCTATTATTGGTTGGTACAATCATAAGAGCATATTAAAATGTTAGGGGATTAGAAAAGTGACGATCCGTAATTGGGTGAAATTTTTTTGGCATACTTTAATGGTGGGTGGAATGACTTCTGCTGTTGTAGGTTTTATCGTTCGATGGAATGAATTCTCCCCACTTTTTTCGAATATGGAGATTAAGGAAATATTTTCAGTCCTAATGTGGTTAATAGGAATAGGTTTTACCTTTAGTGTCATAAGTCAAATGGGGTATTTTGCCTATTTAACGATTCACCAATTTGGGGTAAAAATGTTCCGCTCTCTATCTCTATGGAACGCAATTCAATTTGTGTTGATTGCTGTTGTCCTTTTTGACCTTGTCTACTTCCGCTTCCAAGCCTTTGCAGATAAAGGGGAATCCATTGTTCCTTATTTGAGCTTAGCGGCGGTACTCCTTATAGTAGGGGTCATTGTTGCCTATCTTAAGGCAAAACAAACGAATAAACAGATGTTTATTTCTGCTTTATTTTTTATGGTTGTCGTAACGGTACTTGAATGGTTACCTGTTTTACAAGTGAATGAAAAGAGCTGGCTATATTTAATGATCCTAACCTTATTACCTTGTAATGCATATCAGTTATTAATGTTACCTAAGTATACGGACATGGTAGGAAATGAAACAAAAAATAAATCATCTGTCGAACAGAATAAAGGAAAAAAATAGCGAAGTCATAACGGCTTCGCTATTTTCTACTGCTATAAAATCTAGAGCTGTGGATCATCCTTTAAAAATGTGTCCACATCCCGCTTAAAGCGCCGATCGTTTAGCAAATTTCTCCGTCTTCTCCCTATGATAAGTCAACATCAGCTCGTGA
Proteins encoded:
- a CDS encoding KinB-signaling pathway activation protein; translated protein: MTIRNWVKFFWHTLMVGGMTSAVVGFIVRWNEFSPLFSNMEIKEIFSVLMWLIGIGFTFSVISQMGYFAYLTIHQFGVKMFRSLSLWNAIQFVLIAVVLFDLVYFRFQAFADKGESIVPYLSLAAVLLIVGVIVAYLKAKQTNKQMFISALFFMVVVTVLEWLPVLQVNEKSWLYLMILTLLPCNAYQLLMLPKYTDMVGNETKNKSSVEQNKGKK
- the gerD gene encoding spore germination lipoprotein GerD translates to MRMIFVPLLLVVFFLSACAEGGETGGGQMDYDQTKKMIVDILKSDQGKQAIQEILKDEKVKQELVMDSGVVTEAIKNSMTNEKGEEFWKKSFSDPKFSEAIAKSMKKENEQLLKDLMKDPEYQEMMLSIMNDPEFKKELSKLVKSKEYREHLQKVITETFESPLYKAKIQDILLKAATEQVDKDKKEQGGEEQGGQSDQQGGQDQQGGGGG
- a CDS encoding Mrp/NBP35 family ATP-binding protein, translating into MVTEQQVESLLKGLKDPFLHKTFEETNGILEIKVKEEKNHVSVKVALAKTGTAEQLQLQTEIVNLLKGAGAATVGIRFADLPEEELKKHGDVLNASNSSEGILGPNSKTTFIAIASGKGGVGKSTVSVNLAVALARLGKKVGLIDADIYGFSVPDMMGITKRPVVRGEKIFPVDRFGVKVISMGFFVEDNAPVIWRGPMLGKMLNNFFSEVEWGDLDYLLLDLPPGTGDVALDVHSMLPHCKEIIVTTPHPTAAFVAARAGAMALQTSHEIMGVIENMSYFESRLTGEKEFVFGQGGGEKLAEELRTELLGKLPLQQPDWNDEDFAPSIYAEDHPTGKIYGEMAKKVVDILSK